Proteins from one Halopseudomonas pelagia genomic window:
- a CDS encoding NAD-dependent succinate-semialdehyde dehydrogenase encodes MSLSRLKTQRLFRQQCYVNGEWVDADNGSTVDVDNPADGEVFGTVPSLSEQEILGAIDAAERGFQVWRKKTAQERADLLMRWYDLMLEHKEDIATLMTLEQGKPLVESRGEVDYAASFIRWFAEEARRVYGETIPGAKPGQHIVVTRQPIGVTAAITPWNFPAAMITRKAGAALAAGCSMIVKPANATPYTALALAELADEAGIPAGVFNVVTGKSSMIGETLTGSAVVRKLSFTGSTEVGSKLMAQCAQHIQKVSLELGGNAPFIVFDDADVERAVEGAMICKFRNTGQTCVCANRFLVQSGIHDRFISRLAEAMGKLKVGDGFEQGVTQSALINHAAVEKVKRHYEDAIDKGARHVAGPAPDGKQGNYVNPVLITDVTADMEVCADETFGPLAAVIKFDTEEQALKIANDTPYGLAAYFYSRDIHRVWRVADALEAGIIGVNEGAVSNPTAPFGGVKASGLGREGSRHGLDEYTELKYLCMGAE; translated from the coding sequence ATGTCCCTGTCTCGATTGAAAACCCAGCGTCTGTTTCGTCAGCAATGTTATGTCAATGGCGAGTGGGTGGACGCCGACAACGGCAGTACCGTAGACGTTGATAATCCCGCGGACGGCGAGGTGTTCGGCACTGTCCCCTCGTTGAGTGAGCAGGAAATTCTTGGCGCAATAGACGCCGCGGAGCGAGGCTTTCAAGTCTGGCGCAAGAAGACGGCACAGGAACGCGCCGACCTGTTGATGCGCTGGTACGACCTGATGCTGGAACACAAGGAAGATATAGCCACGCTGATGACCCTGGAGCAGGGTAAACCGTTGGTGGAATCCCGCGGCGAGGTGGATTATGCCGCCTCCTTCATTCGCTGGTTTGCCGAAGAGGCGCGCCGGGTCTATGGCGAAACGATTCCCGGCGCCAAGCCTGGGCAGCATATCGTGGTAACCCGTCAGCCGATTGGCGTGACTGCCGCGATTACTCCCTGGAATTTCCCTGCGGCAATGATCACCCGCAAGGCTGGCGCTGCGCTGGCGGCAGGCTGCTCGATGATCGTCAAACCCGCTAACGCAACGCCTTATACGGCGCTGGCGCTGGCCGAACTGGCTGACGAGGCGGGTATTCCCGCTGGCGTATTCAATGTGGTCACCGGTAAGTCGAGCATGATCGGCGAGACGCTTACTGGCAGCGCTGTGGTGCGCAAACTGAGCTTTACTGGCTCGACCGAGGTTGGCAGCAAGCTGATGGCCCAATGCGCCCAGCACATCCAGAAGGTATCTCTGGAGTTGGGTGGCAATGCGCCCTTCATTGTATTTGACGACGCCGACGTGGAGCGTGCGGTTGAAGGTGCGATGATCTGCAAGTTTCGCAACACCGGCCAAACCTGTGTCTGCGCCAACCGGTTTCTGGTGCAGTCGGGCATTCACGACAGGTTCATTTCACGCTTGGCCGAAGCGATGGGCAAACTCAAGGTCGGCGATGGCTTTGAACAGGGCGTCACTCAATCGGCGCTGATCAATCATGCTGCGGTTGAGAAGGTCAAACGTCACTACGAGGATGCCATCGACAAGGGCGCCCGTCACGTGGCCGGCCCTGCCCCCGACGGTAAGCAGGGCAATTACGTGAACCCGGTGCTGATCACCGATGTCACCGCAGATATGGAAGTCTGTGCGGATGAAACATTCGGTCCGCTGGCTGCCGTGATCAAGTTCGATACTGAAGAACAGGCGCTGAAGATCGCCAACGACACTCCCTATGGTCTGGCTGCGTATTTTTACAGCCGCGATATCCACCGAGTATGGCGTGTGGCAGATGCGCTGGAGGCCGGCATCATCGGCGTCAACGAAGGTGCTGTCTCCAATCCCACTGCGCCCTTTGGCGGGGTGAAGGCATCAGGCCTGGGTCGGGAAGGTTCGCGCCATGGTCTGGACGAATATACCGAGCTGAAATATCTGTGCATGGGAGCTGAATAA
- a CDS encoding isocitrate/isopropylmalate dehydrogenase family protein, with translation MGEPNKQATIALMPGDGIGLEVMAEAEKVLRFLRDQDDLPLSWEVLDWPSTAWHQQHGRMMPEDAMDQVRQYDALLLGALGDPGPLSDPDRYCLPDGISLAPLLSFRKGLDLWACERPARLLPGAPRYLADPRAADIDMLVIRENSEGEYVNQGGRLGQGTPHEVATQLEVFTRRGTERLIRHAFRAARLRLREHGDARSFYCSEKGQAAAQVCLITKRNAQPAWGELYTEVFAEVAREFPEIGLRHELVDAACMKFVQCPWEFDVVVASNLHGDILTDLAAMLSGGLGLAPSCNINPDSREAPALFEPTHGSAPDIAGQGKANPAAMLLTTAMMLTYLGHSASAERLRAAVAADLVASEGQVRTCSEVTAGIVEHLRA, from the coding sequence ATGGGTGAGCCGAACAAACAGGCGACTATTGCGCTGATGCCGGGTGATGGGATTGGCCTTGAGGTGATGGCCGAGGCAGAAAAGGTGTTGCGGTTCCTGCGCGATCAGGATGACCTGCCGCTGAGTTGGGAGGTGCTGGACTGGCCCAGCACGGCCTGGCACCAGCAGCATGGCCGGATGATGCCGGAGGATGCGATGGATCAGGTGCGCCAGTATGACGCGCTCTTGCTTGGCGCCCTGGGAGATCCCGGTCCGCTAAGTGATCCTGATCGATATTGTTTGCCCGATGGCATCTCGCTGGCGCCATTGTTGAGCTTTCGCAAGGGCTTGGATCTCTGGGCTTGCGAGCGCCCGGCGCGTTTGTTGCCAGGGGCGCCACGTTACCTGGCAGACCCGCGCGCCGCGGATATCGACATGCTGGTGATACGTGAGAACAGCGAAGGCGAGTACGTCAACCAGGGTGGCCGCCTGGGTCAGGGCACGCCCCATGAAGTGGCAACCCAACTGGAAGTCTTTACCCGGCGGGGCACCGAGCGGCTGATCCGGCATGCCTTCCGCGCAGCACGTCTGCGGCTTCGGGAGCACGGCGACGCGCGCTCGTTCTACTGCTCGGAGAAAGGTCAGGCAGCGGCGCAGGTATGCCTGATTACCAAGCGCAATGCCCAGCCGGCCTGGGGTGAACTCTACACCGAGGTATTTGCCGAGGTGGCCAGGGAGTTTCCCGAAATAGGTCTGCGCCATGAGCTGGTAGATGCCGCCTGCATGAAGTTCGTACAGTGCCCCTGGGAGTTTGATGTGGTGGTGGCGAGCAACTTGCATGGAGACATCCTGACTGATTTGGCCGCGATGCTGTCGGGCGGCCTGGGGCTGGCGCCTTCGTGCAATATCAACCCTGACAGTCGTGAGGCGCCGGCTTTGTTTGAGCCGACCCATGGCAGCGCCCCGGATATTGCCGGCCAGGGCAAGGCCAATCCGGCAGCCATGTTGTTGACCACGGCGATGATGCTGACTTACCTGGGTCATTCAGCATCGGCAGAGCGCCTCCGCGCTGCGGTCGCCGCAGACCTGGTCGCCAGTGAAGGGCAGGTGAGAACCTGCAGCGAAGTGACAGCGGGAATAGTTGAGCACTTGCGGGCCTAG
- a CDS encoding aspartate aminotransferase family protein: protein MSHHLSPLLKQASRVCVDHGKGSWLFDVEGKAYLDFTSGIGVTSTGHCHPRVVAAAQEQAGKVIHAQYTTVSHEPMLQLSDRLAGRMPEGIDSVAFSNSGSEAVETAMRLARHATGRANIVVFNGGFHGRTLGAASLTTSGTKVRTGFHPLMAGVVVAPFPHAWRYGWSEEQTTEFCLNELDHILKTQSAPSDTAALLIEPVQGEYGYYPANASFMRGLAERCQKHGILLIADEVQAGYGRSGKFWSLEHFGVQPDVVVTAKGLASGFPLSAIGASAELMAKGMPGSQGGTYGANAVACAAALATLDVIEQEQLVENAAVRGQQMLGQLLSLQRDYPWIADIRGKGLMLGMEIAESPTRPLPDMAAKITAACEAEGLLLLRCGIDGQTVRFLPPLVVNEAEINDAMSRLSRALQKVAA from the coding sequence ATGAGCCACCATCTATCTCCGCTTTTGAAGCAAGCCAGCCGTGTCTGTGTGGATCATGGCAAAGGCAGTTGGCTGTTTGATGTCGAGGGCAAGGCCTATCTGGATTTTACCTCTGGCATCGGCGTCACCAGCACGGGCCACTGCCATCCGCGTGTGGTTGCGGCAGCGCAGGAGCAAGCGGGCAAGGTGATACACGCCCAGTACACCACCGTCAGCCACGAACCTATGTTGCAACTGAGTGATCGATTGGCCGGGCGGATGCCCGAAGGCATCGACTCGGTGGCATTCAGCAACTCCGGCTCCGAAGCAGTCGAGACCGCCATGCGTCTGGCTCGGCACGCGACCGGTCGTGCCAATATTGTCGTCTTCAACGGAGGCTTTCATGGTCGCACCCTGGGTGCAGCGTCACTGACGACCTCGGGCACCAAAGTACGCACCGGCTTTCACCCATTGATGGCTGGCGTCGTGGTGGCGCCTTTCCCCCATGCCTGGCGTTACGGTTGGAGCGAAGAGCAGACCACCGAATTCTGTCTTAACGAACTCGATCATATTCTCAAGACCCAATCCGCACCCAGCGATACCGCTGCGCTGCTGATTGAGCCGGTGCAGGGTGAGTATGGCTACTATCCGGCCAATGCATCCTTCATGCGCGGGCTAGCCGAGCGTTGCCAGAAGCATGGCATCCTGCTGATCGCCGATGAAGTGCAGGCCGGCTACGGTCGTAGCGGTAAATTCTGGAGCCTGGAGCATTTTGGCGTGCAACCCGATGTGGTGGTCACCGCCAAGGGCCTGGCCAGCGGCTTTCCGCTGTCGGCCATAGGCGCTTCGGCTGAGCTGATGGCCAAGGGTATGCCGGGTTCCCAGGGCGGCACTTACGGCGCCAATGCTGTGGCCTGTGCAGCGGCACTGGCAACCCTGGATGTAATCGAGCAGGAGCAACTGGTTGAGAACGCCGCTGTCCGCGGTCAGCAGATGCTAGGTCAACTGCTATCCCTGCAACGCGATTACCCGTGGATTGCCGATATCCGTGGGAAAGGTTTGATGCTGGGCATGGAGATAGCCGAGTCGCCTACCCGGCCGCTGCCGGACATGGCGGCGAAGATCACTGCGGCCTGTGAAGCCGAAGGCCTGTTGCTGCTGCGGTGCGGTATCGATGGGCAGACAGTGCGCTTTCTCCCTCCGCTGGTGGTCAATGAAGCGGAGATCAACGATGCCATGTCCCGCTTGAGTCGGGCGTTGCAGAAGGTGGCAGCATGA
- a CDS encoding D-2-hydroxyacid dehydrogenase: MTRVLVLVAPGESELAGLGGLPGEVEVQTVSAEADLREALPHADVLVVTDFRTGLLERCWPAEPKVKWVHATSAGVDALLFPALAESDIPITNAKGIFDRGIAEYVLGAVLLFAKDTMGNLALQREHRWQHRDTEMIDQRRALIVGAGSIGGEVARLLKAVGMQVTGIARRAREDVNFDVVLGNDCLFDCLSVADYVVITAPLTEDTQGLFDDRAFAAMKSGARLINVGRGPIVQTEALLASLQSGHLAGAALDVFEQEPVPEDHPLWEQPNVMMSAHMAGDFIGWQTALGEQFVANFRGWQQGQALFNQVKK; encoded by the coding sequence ATGACACGAGTCTTGGTGCTGGTAGCGCCCGGCGAAAGCGAACTCGCAGGGCTGGGCGGCCTGCCGGGCGAGGTCGAAGTGCAGACCGTCAGTGCCGAGGCCGATCTGCGCGAAGCGCTGCCGCACGCCGATGTGCTGGTGGTAACCGATTTTCGCACCGGCCTGCTCGAACGCTGCTGGCCAGCCGAGCCGAAAGTTAAATGGGTCCACGCTACCAGCGCTGGCGTGGATGCACTGCTGTTTCCGGCGTTGGCCGAAAGCGATATTCCGATCACCAATGCCAAAGGCATCTTCGATCGAGGTATTGCTGAGTATGTGCTCGGCGCAGTCTTGCTGTTTGCCAAGGACACCATGGGTAATCTGGCGCTGCAGCGCGAGCATCGCTGGCAGCATCGTGACACCGAAATGATCGACCAGCGCCGTGCACTGATTGTCGGCGCTGGATCGATTGGCGGTGAGGTGGCGCGTTTGCTCAAGGCGGTGGGCATGCAAGTGACCGGTATTGCCCGGCGCGCCCGCGAAGACGTCAATTTTGATGTGGTGTTGGGCAATGATTGCCTGTTCGACTGCCTCAGCGTGGCTGACTATGTGGTGATCACCGCGCCGCTGACCGAGGACACCCAGGGTCTGTTCGATGATCGCGCCTTTGCCGCGATGAAGTCAGGTGCACGTTTGATCAATGTCGGCCGCGGCCCCATCGTACAGACCGAGGCCTTGCTGGCGTCGTTGCAGAGTGGACACCTGGCAGGCGCAGCATTGGATGTATTTGAGCAGGAGCCTGTGCCTGAAGATCATCCGTTGTGGGAGCAACCCAACGTGATGATGTCCGCGCATATGGCGGGTGACTTTATCGGCTGGCAAACCGCGCTCGGCGAGCAGTTCGTCGCTAACTTCAGGGGCTGGCAACAAGGCCAGGCCCTATTCAATCAGGTGAAGAAATAA
- a CDS encoding amidase, whose product MSQDILKMTAVELLEHYRDKDLSPVEVASAMLDQIERVDSHTNGFCLVDRDTTLSLAAESEQRYQRGEAHGLVDGVPVAVKDVFLTPMWPTLRGSHTVDPATTLNKSAPATAALARHGYVPIGKTTTPELGWKGVTDNPVDGVTNNPWNPDKTAGGSSGGSGVAVALGMAPLALGTDAGGSIRIPAAFCGIVGLKPSFGEIPHWPASPFGTLAHAGPMTWTVEDAALMMNVLTEADHRDTNAVPRRGIDYLANLKKGVKGLKIAYSPNLGYVDVNPEVDAAVAEAARVFESLGAEVVRVDPGFSDPLAAFGHLFYGGAANAMRDLGPKKRALMDPELVKVSEKAARLSMLEYMGAVNESMALRERMANFHQKYDLLLTPSIPITAFKTGREVPEDWPSTRWPTWTPFTYPFNMTGQPGLSVPCGFDQAGLPISLQLVGARFNDALVLQAGYAYQQAAPLTDRRPPLFTS is encoded by the coding sequence ATGTCCCAAGACATCCTCAAGATGACCGCTGTTGAACTGCTCGAGCATTATCGTGACAAGGACCTGTCGCCAGTCGAGGTGGCCAGCGCCATGCTCGATCAGATTGAGCGGGTGGATAGCCACACTAACGGGTTCTGCCTGGTTGATCGTGATACCACGCTGAGTCTCGCAGCGGAGTCCGAGCAACGCTATCAGCGCGGCGAAGCCCACGGGCTGGTCGACGGCGTGCCGGTGGCGGTCAAGGATGTTTTTCTCACGCCCATGTGGCCAACGCTGCGCGGCTCGCACACGGTGGATCCAGCCACTACGCTGAACAAATCGGCGCCGGCTACCGCTGCCCTGGCCCGCCACGGGTATGTGCCCATCGGCAAGACCACCACCCCGGAGCTGGGCTGGAAGGGTGTTACCGACAATCCGGTGGATGGCGTCACCAACAACCCCTGGAATCCGGACAAGACCGCCGGTGGTTCCAGCGGTGGGAGCGGGGTGGCCGTCGCATTGGGCATGGCGCCGCTGGCGCTAGGCACCGATGCGGGTGGTTCGATCCGCATTCCGGCTGCATTCTGTGGCATCGTCGGCCTCAAGCCGTCCTTTGGTGAAATTCCCCATTGGCCCGCCAGCCCCTTCGGCACGCTGGCCCACGCAGGTCCCATGACCTGGACGGTGGAAGATGCAGCGCTGATGATGAATGTGCTGACCGAAGCTGATCATCGCGACACCAACGCCGTACCCCGGCGCGGCATTGATTATCTCGCCAATCTGAAGAAGGGCGTTAAGGGCTTGAAGATCGCCTATAGCCCGAATCTGGGTTACGTCGACGTCAATCCTGAAGTGGACGCGGCGGTCGCCGAGGCGGCCAGAGTGTTCGAAAGTCTGGGCGCTGAAGTGGTGCGCGTAGACCCAGGCTTTAGTGATCCGCTGGCGGCGTTTGGTCATCTGTTTTACGGCGGCGCTGCGAATGCCATGCGCGATCTGGGTCCGAAGAAGCGTGCGTTGATGGATCCCGAACTGGTCAAGGTCTCGGAGAAAGCCGCACGGCTGAGCATGCTTGAATATATGGGGGCAGTGAATGAGTCCATGGCTTTGCGCGAGCGCATGGCCAACTTCCATCAGAAATACGATCTGCTCCTGACGCCGAGCATTCCGATTACCGCATTCAAAACCGGACGTGAGGTCCCCGAGGATTGGCCCAGCACGCGCTGGCCAACCTGGACGCCCTTTACCTACCCTTTCAACATGACCGGTCAGCCAGGGCTATCGGTTCCCTGCGGCTTTGATCAGGCCGGATTGCCCATCAGCCTGCAACTGGTTGGTGCGCGTTTCAACGACGCCCTGGTTCTCCAGGCCGGCTACGCCTACCAGCAGGCCGCCCCGCTCACAGACCGCCGCCCACCGCTGTTCACATCCTGA
- a CDS encoding pyridoxal phosphate-dependent aminotransferase, giving the protein MSLSTLDIDLYESEDPIWNPAMMAIPVPGIRKMVNMAASMQDVIHLSIGQPDLPAPDNVVNATIEALRAGQTGYTMDAGLPELLESLAVYYSGRSQRKLTADNIMITTGATEAIYLALTAVSAPGRHFIVPDPAFMLYAPMIRMNGGEITEITTRAEKNHQLDPQEVIDAIQPNTHAIVLNSPSNPTGTVYPRETIEAILQEAAYRGIQVISDEVYDHLIYDGKEYPSALSCGTDMDNLMVVSSFSKTYSMAGMRIGWIIASQAAIKRLRRYHMFTTTVANTPCQWAGVAALHGSNDFIQNMLVEYTKRRDRLVELVEQTPHLTGYKPEGAFYLFPALPEGVNGTNVALRLLKETGVCTIPGETFGNSCSNAIRLSYSTSLGNIERAFERIIPWMEKQDFG; this is encoded by the coding sequence ATGTCATTGAGCACGTTGGATATCGATCTGTACGAATCGGAAGATCCGATCTGGAACCCGGCGATGATGGCCATACCGGTGCCGGGCATCCGCAAGATGGTCAACATGGCGGCGAGCATGCAGGATGTGATTCACCTGTCCATCGGCCAGCCGGATCTGCCCGCCCCGGACAATGTGGTCAACGCCACTATCGAAGCGTTGCGCGCTGGCCAGACCGGCTACACCATGGATGCCGGTTTGCCTGAGCTGCTGGAATCGCTGGCGGTGTATTACAGCGGTCGCTCCCAGCGCAAACTGACCGCAGACAACATCATGATTACCACCGGAGCCACCGAGGCGATCTACCTGGCATTGACTGCAGTATCCGCGCCCGGGCGGCATTTTATTGTGCCGGATCCGGCGTTCATGCTGTATGCGCCGATGATCCGCATGAACGGCGGCGAGATCACCGAGATCACTACCCGCGCGGAGAAAAATCACCAGCTTGATCCGCAGGAAGTGATCGACGCCATCCAGCCCAATACCCATGCCATTGTGCTCAACTCGCCAAGTAATCCGACGGGCACGGTGTACCCTCGGGAAACCATCGAGGCGATACTCCAGGAAGCTGCCTATCGCGGTATTCAGGTGATCAGCGATGAGGTTTATGACCACCTCATTTATGACGGTAAGGAATATCCTTCTGCATTATCCTGCGGCACGGATATGGATAACCTGATGGTCGTCAGCAGCTTTTCCAAAACCTACAGTATGGCCGGCATGCGTATTGGCTGGATCATCGCCAGTCAGGCGGCGATCAAGCGGTTGCGGCGTTACCACATGTTCACTACTACCGTGGCCAATACACCTTGCCAGTGGGCCGGGGTGGCCGCGCTGCATGGCAGCAACGATTTTATTCAGAACATGTTGGTGGAATACACCAAGCGACGCGACCGGCTGGTCGAGTTGGTCGAGCAGACACCGCATTTGACCGGTTATAAACCGGAGGGGGCCTTCTATCTGTTTCCCGCTCTGCCGGAAGGTGTGAATGGGACTAACGTGGCGCTGCGCCTGCTCAAGGAAACTGGCGTGTGTACCATTCCGGGGGAGACCTTCGGCAACAGTTGTAGCAATGCCATTCGCCTCAGCTACTCCACTTCGCTGGGGAATATCGAGAGGGCGTTTGAGCGAATTATTCCGTGGATGGAAAAGCAGGATTTTGGCTAA
- a CDS encoding CaiB/BaiF CoA transferase family protein — protein sequence MSNKPLSGLKVIELGTLIAGPFAARICAEFGAEVIKIESPDGGDPLRKWRKLYEGTSLWWFVQARNKRSLTLNLKHTDGLRILKELLADADILIENFRPGTLEKLGLGWDVLHELNPKLIMVRLSGFGQTGPLKNQPGFGAVGESVGGLRYITGFEDRPPVRTGISIGDSIAALWGVIGALMALRHREVGNGPGQVVDVALYEAVFAMMESMVPEFDVMGFVRERSGNIMPGITPSSIHTCADGKAVQIGANGDAIFQRLMRTMGHAELAEDPELADNAGRDARRDEIYALIDAWTGTITQEQVLAALSQADVPASRIYSVADMFTDPQFLARDMFITGQLPDGKEFKMPGIVPKLSASPGSTEWTGPALGEHTDELLTQLGYNTEELTRLRAEGAI from the coding sequence ATGAGCAACAAACCCCTCTCTGGCCTTAAAGTCATCGAACTCGGCACGCTGATCGCCGGCCCGTTCGCTGCGCGAATCTGCGCCGAATTCGGCGCAGAGGTGATCAAGATCGAGTCTCCCGACGGCGGCGACCCGCTGCGCAAATGGCGCAAATTGTATGAAGGCACCTCTCTGTGGTGGTTTGTTCAAGCGCGCAACAAGCGCTCCCTGACGCTCAACCTCAAGCACACGGATGGCCTGAGAATTCTCAAGGAACTGCTCGCAGACGCTGACATCCTGATCGAGAACTTTCGCCCCGGGACCCTGGAAAAACTCGGGCTGGGCTGGGACGTTCTGCATGAACTCAATCCGAAACTGATCATGGTGCGCTTGTCCGGTTTTGGTCAAACCGGCCCGCTGAAGAATCAGCCAGGGTTTGGCGCAGTCGGTGAGTCTGTCGGCGGCTTGCGTTATATCACCGGCTTCGAGGACCGCCCGCCGGTGCGCACCGGTATCTCCATCGGTGATTCGATCGCCGCGCTATGGGGCGTGATTGGCGCCCTGATGGCGTTGCGGCACCGTGAAGTGGGGAATGGCCCAGGCCAGGTAGTCGACGTAGCGCTATATGAGGCCGTCTTCGCAATGATGGAAAGCATGGTGCCGGAGTTCGACGTGATGGGCTTCGTACGTGAACGTAGTGGCAATATCATGCCGGGGATTACGCCCTCCTCCATCCATACCTGCGCGGACGGCAAGGCTGTGCAGATTGGCGCCAATGGCGACGCCATCTTTCAACGGCTGATGCGCACCATGGGGCATGCAGAGCTGGCCGAAGACCCCGAACTGGCTGACAACGCGGGCCGTGATGCCCGGCGTGATGAAATTTATGCACTGATTGATGCCTGGACGGGAACAATAACTCAGGAGCAGGTGCTCGCCGCGCTCAGCCAGGCAGATGTACCTGCGAGCCGAATTTATTCGGTCGCCGACATGTTTACTGATCCGCAGTTTCTCGCAAGGGATATGTTTATCACCGGGCAATTACCCGATGGCAAGGAATTCAAGATGCCTGGCATCGTGCCCAAACTGTCTGCCTCACCCGGATCAACTGAATGGACGGGGCCTGCGTTGGGAGAGCATACCGATGAGCTGCTGACGCAATTGGGATATAACACTGAGGAGCTGACGCGCTTGCGGGCAGAGGGCGCGATCTGA
- a CDS encoding Rho termination factor N-terminal domain-containing protein: protein MPRGSKDKYTEKQKDKAEQIERSYERKGVPENEAEARAWATVNKQSGGGNRQGGSGKKKSAEAKQESRSSSAKRAAASRKGVPRADSLERETKDELMKKARSRNISGRSTMRKQELIEALKKAS from the coding sequence ATGCCACGTGGAAGCAAGGACAAATATACCGAGAAGCAGAAAGATAAAGCTGAGCAAATTGAGCGCAGCTATGAGCGCAAAGGTGTACCGGAAAACGAAGCTGAAGCGCGTGCGTGGGCTACGGTGAACAAGCAGTCCGGAGGCGGTAATCGTCAAGGCGGATCGGGGAAGAAAAAGTCGGCCGAGGCAAAGCAGGAATCACGCAGCAGTTCGGCCAAGCGCGCAGCGGCGAGTAGAAAGGGCGTACCACGAGCAGACTCTCTGGAGCGCGAAACCAAGGACGAGCTGATGAAAAAGGCCCGCTCACGCAATATTTCCGGGCGTTCGACGATGCGCAAACAGGAATTGATCGAGGCTCTTAAGAAGGCGTCGTGA